Proteins from a single region of Colias croceus chromosome Z, ilColCroc2.1:
- the LOC123705506 gene encoding DNA-binding protein D-ETS-3 isoform X2 has protein sequence MSKSTLDAHSHLRQPDPYQMFGPTSSRLANSGSGQIQLWQFLLELLSDSSNAGCITWEGTNGEFKLTDPDEVARRWGERKSKPNMNYDKLSRALRYYYDKNIMTKVHGKRYAYKFDFQGLAAATQPAATDQAYKYQSDLFMSSYHHSAKLSSFMAPHAAMPTSTASIFPSASWSNWGGGGSNLYSPHSMAPPHVASHLGSYPHYA, from the exons ATCCATATCAAATGTTCGGACCCACAAGCAGTCGTCTTGCTAATTCAG GCTCAGGTCAGATCCAGTTATGGCAGTTTCTTCTGGAGCTACTGAGTGATTCGAGCAACGCAGGCTGCATCACCTGGGAGGGGACAAACGGTGAATTCAAACTGACGGACCCCGACGAGGTGGCCCGGCGGTGGGGGGAGCGCAAGTCCAAACCGAACATGAACTACGACAAGCTGAGCCGGGCTCTGAG ATATTACTACGACAAGAACATAATGACGAAGGTACACGGCAAGCGTTACGCGTACAAGTTTGACTTCCAAGGGCTGGCGGCTGCGACCCAGCCCGCCGCTACCGACCAGGCGTACAAGTACCAGAGCGACTTGTTCATGAGCTCGTACCACCACTCCGCCAAGCTGTCGTCCTTCATGGCGCCTCACGCGGCCATGCCCACGTCTACAG CTTCGATATTCCCATCAGCGTCATGGAGTAATTGGGGCGGTGGTGGGAGCAACCTGTACTCCCCCCATTCTATGGCTCCTCCCCACGTGGCGTCGCACCTGGGATCGTACCCGCACTACGCATGA